The nucleotide sequence ATCTCCAGTCAAAAGCAGGAACTGGAGGAACAGTCGCTGGAGCTGGCCTCCAAGAATGACCAACTGGAAAAAATAGACCAGGTGGTTCAGTCGATCAACTCGGAGATTGAGTTCACGAGCCTTTTTGAAACCGTACTGGCCAAGCTGAACATCATACGGGGCATGGATAGTGCCACGGCCCTGATTTACGACCAGTCTTCCGATAGCTTCCGGTTCAAGGCTGCCTACGGGAATGTCGACATGGCCCAGCTTGAGCCTATTCACATCAGTCTGCGGCAGGCCGAAGAACGCTACCTGACGAGCGCCGTGGAGAAGGTTGAGGACGTGTACCTTCGGAATGAAACCCATTTTACACCCCTGGGTAATGCACTTGACACGCTGCCTCCGCCCAAATCACTGATTACGGTAGTCATGAATGTGGAAGGTCGCGTGGAGGGTTTTATCACCCTTGAAAACACCACCCGGGCCAACGCCTTCGACCAGCGGGATTTCGACATGATCCGCAATTTGAAAGCTCACCTCATCGCGGCGTTCATCAAAACCCGCATATTGGGGAACCTGGAGCAAACGCTGAATAATCTGAAGGTAGCCCAGCAGGAACTGATCCGTCAGGAACGCCTGGCTTCCGTAGGGCAACTCACCCGGGGGATTGTCGACCGTATCCTGAACCCCCTGAACTACATCAATAACTTTTCGGAATCTTCCCACGATCTCATCGAAGAGCTGGTGGAACTGGTACCCTCCGAAAGCAACTGCCTGCCCGAGGAAGTCGCCGACGATTACTACGGTGACCTCGATATGTTAAAAACCAATCTCCTGAAAATCAAGGAGCATGGGAATAGCACGACCCGGATCGTGAAAGATATGCAGCGGTTGCTTAAGGAAAAATCCACCGATTTCTTTGAAACAGAGCTGAACTCATTTCTGGAAAGCAAGTGCAAGCTGGCCTACCAGCAATTGAAGAATGAGAATCGTGATCAGGAACTGAGCCTCGATCTGGTGTTCGAGCTGGAAGTACCCTCGGTCCGGGTCAATGTACTTCCCTACGAAATGGAAAGTGTGCTCAACAATATCATCAGCAATGCACTTTACTCCACCGCCGAAAAACGCCGACAGAACCGGGACTTCCGTCCGCAACTGGTGGTGTCTACTCAAAACCTTCCCAAAAAAGTAGTCATCCGGTTCAGAGACAACGGGAAAGGTATTCCCAAAAAAGAAATGGAGCAGATGTTCAGTCCGTTTTTTACTACCAAACCTACCTCCAAGGGTACGGGGCTTGGGCTGTACATGAGTAAGGACATTGTGGAATTTCACCGCGGGTTGATCGAAATCGAATCTCAGGAAGGACAGGGGGCGGTGTTGACCATCATGCTTCCCACAATCTGAGAGGAGGCAGGACAGTAGTTTCTGGATTCGGGAGAGTTCTATAATACCAGGCAGCCGAAGACGAAACAGGAAATGAAAACCAGAAAGCAAGGAGCCTGAGCAAGCTGGTGGGTTAAATAATAAACAGATAAAGGACTGCATGATAGATGCTTGAACCGATACAAGGCTGTCACCAAACAGCTAATTACTCCTTTCGACCGCAAACTTATACTCCTATGGATACCACCGATCATCAGCAGCAACTCGAACAGGCCAACGTGATGCTGGCGGGCGATATTGAAAAATTAAGCCAGGAAATTCTTGAAACCCGGCAGCGGCTTGAACAGCAGGGACGCCTGGCGGGCATCGGGCAGCTCACGGCCGGTATCTTGCACGAAATCAGGAATCCGCTCAACTTCGTCAACAATTTCTCCCGGCTCGCCCTCGATGTGCTTACTGAATTGAAAGAGCTGCTGAGCCGGCTGCGCACCGAGCCTGAGGCCGTAGACTCGGATGAACTGGATGAGTTGGTGGAGATGGTGGAAACCAACCTCAGCCGGATTCGGGAAAACGGGGGACGCGCCGAGCGGATTGTCACGTCCATGCTGTCGCAAACCCGCCAGGATGCTACGCAGTTTGTAGCGACGGATCTGAACCAGTTACTGGAAGAATTTGCCAAGCTGGCCTATCAGGGCGTACGGGGTGAGGATAAAGCGTTCAATGTGGCCTTTACCTTCCAGCTCGATCCGCAGGTAGGGCAGGTCAGGCTGGTGGTCAATGAATTTACCCGGGTGATTATCAATCTGGTGAATAATGCCTGCTATGCTGTAAATGCCAAACGGAAACTGGGCACGGATGCCAACTACACGCCCCGCATTACGGTGAGTTCGGCCCGTAAGGCCGACCACGTTGAAGTAAGAATCCGGGACAATGGTACCGGGATTCCCGAAGAAGTGGTAAAGAAGGTATTCGATGCCTTTTTTACGACCAAGCCTCCGGGCGAAGGTACCGGCCTGGGACTTTCCCTGAGTCTGGCCACCATCAACGACACCCACAGGGGTACCCTGAGCGTAGAATCCGAACCGGGAGAATTTACCGAATTTACCATCCGGCTGCCGCTCGATTTGTGATAAACCTCTTCAATATTCTGCAATAGCGAAAAAATTCTAATCTAGTAAAACAAATACGATCATGGGAATGAAAATATTAAATGTGGACGATGAGTTCGATATGGAAATGCTGATCACCCAGCGGTTCAGAAAGCAAATCCGCGAGAAACAGTTTGAGTTCATCTTCGCGCATAATGGCCTCGAAGCCCTTGAAAAACTCGATGAGAACCGCGACATCGCCCTGATCCTGTCGGACATCAACATGCCCGAAATGGACGGACTGACTTTCCTGTCCATGCTCAACGAGCGGGGCGATCCCGCGCTGAAAGCTGTGATGGTGTCGGCTTACGGCGATATGGACAATATCCGCGTGGCTATGAACCGGGGCGCTTACGATTTTATTACCAAACCCATCAATTTTGAGGATCTGGAGATTACCATTAATAAGACCATCGAGCATATCACGATGCTCAAGCTTTTTCAGAAAGAGCGCGACCAGCTCATTGCCATCAAAAACGACCTGAGCATCGCGAAGGAAATCCAGCAATCGATGTTACCCAAGGAATCGCCTCCCTTCCCCGATCGGCTGGATATCGACCTGCATGCTTTTCTCGAACCTGCCAAGGTAGTGGGCGGCGATCTGTTCGATTATTTCCTGTTGGACGAAAACCGCCTGTTTTTCATCATCGGCGACGTGTCGGACAAGGGTATTCCGGCGGCTCTGTTCATGGCCATCACGAAGGCTATTTTCAAGAGTCATTTCCTGAGCCCTACCTGCGGCAGCATTACCGATGAAGTACGGCAGGTCAATGCATTCCTCTGCGCCGACAATAGTTCGTTTATGTTTGTGACAGCCTTCCTGGGAATTATTGACCTGAAAACCGGCGTGGTAGAGTACGTGGATGCCGGGCACGAGCCACCGCTGATCCGCCGGAAGGACGGTACGGTG is from Salmonirosea aquatica and encodes:
- a CDS encoding sensor histidine kinase: MDTTDHQQQLEQANVMLAGDIEKLSQEILETRQRLEQQGRLAGIGQLTAGILHEIRNPLNFVNNFSRLALDVLTELKELLSRLRTEPEAVDSDELDELVEMVETNLSRIRENGGRAERIVTSMLSQTRQDATQFVATDLNQLLEEFAKLAYQGVRGEDKAFNVAFTFQLDPQVGQVRLVVNEFTRVIINLVNNACYAVNAKRKLGTDANYTPRITVSSARKADHVEVRIRDNGTGIPEEVVKKVFDAFFTTKPPGEGTGLGLSLSLATINDTHRGTLSVESEPGEFTEFTIRLPLDL
- a CDS encoding SpoIIE family protein phosphatase, with product MGMKILNVDDEFDMEMLITQRFRKQIREKQFEFIFAHNGLEALEKLDENRDIALILSDINMPEMDGLTFLSMLNERGDPALKAVMVSAYGDMDNIRVAMNRGAYDFITKPINFEDLEITINKTIEHITMLKLFQKERDQLIAIKNDLSIAKEIQQSMLPKESPPFPDRLDIDLHAFLEPAKVVGGDLFDYFLLDENRLFFIIGDVSDKGIPAALFMAITKAIFKSHFLSPTCGSITDEVRQVNAFLCADNSSFMFVTAFLGIIDLKTGVVEYVDAGHEPPLIRRKDGTVETLKKHGGLALAIEGTFPYTTQVMQLSHGDTFFLYTDGATDANNSQKERYGLARLREHLEALTGEETPKQINDKLLVDLKEFIGTEDQFDDITVLTIHYKS